Below is a window of Humulus lupulus chromosome 9, drHumLupu1.1, whole genome shotgun sequence DNA.
aatcgtaaatatctctcaaattcatattaagtttacGATCAAGTCCTCAACTGTACATATTTTTGGACAGGGAATTACTTTTTTGCCCCTACTTTTTATACCCACATCACCAGTAACTTTCCAACCGGTTCACACAACCGGTCATTGCAAGTTAAAAGCAAATGTGAAAAAAAGACTTATACTCCTATAAAATTTGGACAATTGGCAAAAAACTTGACCCCACACTGAAGGACTAAGTCCTGTGAGGGACTGAAGAATTCacgtaaatatatataatatatatagaaagaaaaaaaatgacgaaatctatatatatatataaagacagattataatataatatgtttatatagTGAATAGTGTAACATAAATCTAGCTAAACACAATAGACAAAGGTAAAAATAATCAAAGGATCACACATCTATTGTATGACTTTTTTTGTATTCCTTAGTTATAATTTAGCTATAAAGTAAATATAGCTAgtccattgggagtgctcttatGAAACTTCTCATCTGAAAGTTACTTAACAGTGCCTTTACTTGAAGAAGCCTTTGGGTTCAGTTTAAGCTTTATAGCAACAGCTTTGGCTTTGATTGAGATAAAAATGGCTGGTGTGAAATTGGGTTCAGAAAGTAATGCATTTCAGTTTTCAGAGGCAAATGCAGGCCCGGTATTGACCCAACTCATGACTGCGATATAATTTTTGTGTTGGAGCTGGTGATTTATGAGTGTTgtgtttgtttttttattatattgtaaGTAAATTTTGAATGAAGTGTTCATAAATTGTTTCAAtctagtctctctctctctctaccagaaaaaaaaaattagttacaatTTGAAAATGTTACTTTCTATATTGGACATTAAATGACATGAAAGGGAATCTCAGTTGGTAACATGTTACTAGTCTAGAAGGAAAAAAACCATATGATATTGTGGTGTAAATGAGTTAATGATTTaccaataattataataattttggATACAAAATTATTTGTTATGTAATACTATctctaattattttataaaatcaGATGATAAGTATAATGGAATAAAATCCaggtttgttttttatttttaaatattatttgtgcAGATAAAATATGTTCATATTTATattgttattttaatttatatatcttTTTATGAACACATCCTTCCCCAAGAATAATACACCGTCATTACCTATATGGACCATAAAAATGGTTGTTTTTGGCACTCCAATATATAATTATGGTAAATTGATAAAGTATCCtcattaaatatttgaaaaaaatataaatttattttatatttttagtacaACTTGGAAATAATTAATATATcactttatatattaaaaaaattatcatttttaagaaattttttgaacatattttaatttttacaagaaACTTGAATATTGTGATTTTACTAAAGAATGTGATTCTAATGAAATAATTTTcttaagaaaacaaaattataacttaaattatttataattatatttattcttatttgaattaaaaattatgatcacttgtttatttttttttttaatcattagTTTTAATTGAGAATGCTAaatatgttttaattttatttaaatgataaattataaaaaggtaaaacaaattaaaataaatgattatatacTAATGGGTTAAAAAGTGTGTTAAAATTTGTTTTAAGAATTTATCATAGATTTATTTAGAAATGGATACGGAGAGGAAAAAAATGGGTGTATATAGAAACACcctaaaaaaattcatatattaaataaagtatatgtATATTATGATTGGATTGAGGACAAAATTTGCTACAAGTTGTATATTATGATTGGATTGAGGACAAAATTTGCTACAAGTACAAAATTTACTACAAGTTGTATATTATGATTGGATTGAGGACAAAATTTGCTACAAGTTGTATATTATGATTGGCTGGAGGACAAAATTTGCTACAAGTTGTATATAGGACAAAGTTTGCTAAAAGTAGAACATTTTAGTCCTCTCCATCCAACCATATGACCAAACAAAACATATACTTTATTTATTAGATCAAAATAAGACCAAAATATATTCATTTTTTATGGTTCGCATAGGTAACGTGTAGCAAGGTTCCTGTACTCATTACCTAGAAAACCCCCTAATATAAACCCCCTAATATAAACATTGGTACACATTTCCTCACACATTATCTAAAATAGTCATTCTCTGGCCATTACTAGAAGAAGCCACTTTATTTCAATCTTTTGCTCTTTCTTTCGTTTTCAAAATATCCAAAACCCAAATGGCCACTGCTGCACCACCTCcacatcctcctcctcctccgtCTACCTCAACCGTTCAACAAGGCTCCAATCCATTACGCTTCCCAGTCTTCACCCGTATCCGCCTAGCCCAACCCACTGACGTTCCTCATATCCACAAAATGATCCACCAAATGGCAGTGTTCGAGCACCTAACTCATCTTTTCTCCGCCAGTGAAGCCTCTCTCTCCTCTACGCTCTTCACCTTTCCACCATTTCAATCCTTCACCATCTTCATCCTCGAGGTCTCGTCGTTGCCCTTCGTTGAGGACATAATTCACCATAACAATCCTCTTTATCAGCCCAAAGTCCAGGTTGTCAATCTTGATCTCCCAATAAAGGATCTAGAAAGGGAGACCTTCAAATCGACTGGTTCAAGTTCTGATGTCATCATTGCTGGATTCGTTTTGTTCTTCCTACACTACTCGACATTTTTGGGGAAGCCAGGATTTTACGTGGAGAACTTATTCGTGAGGGAGTGTTATAGGAGGAAAGGATTTGGGAGGATGTTACTAAGCATGGTGGCGAAGCAAGCGGTGAAGATGGATTACGGAAGAGTGGAGTGGGTGGTGCTCGATTGGAATATGAATGCGATTAAGTTCTATAAGGAAATGGGAGCTGAAATTTTGCAAGAATATAGGTTTTGCAGGCTCACTGGTGATGCCCTCCAAGCTTATGGTAATGTTCATTAGGGTTTTACTTATACTTTTGTGCATGTGTGTTTCTTTGGTTTGGTGGTGAAATGGAGAATTTCTCTTATTTATGTTAGAGCTAGAAATGAAAGACAGTAATGCCATATTATGTGTTCTATTTAATTGAAACATGTACTATTTTTTAAAACCTTTGTAATTCTAATCTCGAAAAAGCTACCTTAATCCAAGGTTGTTCTTTATTGTAATATGTAATTGCTTTTGAGTATTTAATACACTTTGtgtaaatatatctatatatatatatgtgtgtgtgtttatTTATCACATTAAGGTTGAGCTATCTAGACTATGGAGAGATGACAAGTCTTATTCTCTACATAAGTATTGGGTTTGGGTGGCAATTTGTGTAACGATAAGATGATACAACACAACACGACATGACACAAAAATAAATGGGTTTGAGAGACACGTTTAATAATTGtatttgagtttgagtttttgacacgtttaataatcgtgtagTGTTCATGTTTACcctaatcgtgtcgtgtcataatcgtgttaacTCGTTTAATAATCATATCGTGTTATAATCGTCTCAACACGATAACATGAATAATTAgcatagattttatgattttttcatatagttatgattaagTGTGTCAATTTCATGTTGTGTCATGACACATTAATCATGTCATAATCTTGTtatcg
It encodes the following:
- the LOC133801266 gene encoding GCN5-related N-acetyltransferase 8-like; translation: MATAAPPPHPPPPPSTSTVQQGSNPLRFPVFTRIRLAQPTDVPHIHKMIHQMAVFEHLTHLFSASEASLSSTLFTFPPFQSFTIFILEVSSLPFVEDIIHHNNPLYQPKVQVVNLDLPIKDLERETFKSTGSSSDVIIAGFVLFFLHYSTFLGKPGFYVENLFVRECYRRKGFGRMLLSMVAKQAVKMDYGRVEWVVLDWNMNAIKFYKEMGAEILQEYRFCRLTGDALQAYGNVH